A genomic window from Nitrospira sp. includes:
- a CDS encoding DNA-directed RNA polymerase subunit alpha yields the protein MKDFQIPMRVEVDKDTLSPTFGRFTTEAFERGFGTTVGNSLRRVLLSSLTGAAVTTVKIEGVLHEFSTIPGVTEDVTTIILNVKSLRLALQGDKPKTIRLKKKGPGEAKGSDITHDGDVTILTPDLHIATLDKDAALDMEMTIKHGRGFVPAERNKEEGLPIGVIAIDSIFSPIKRVNFHVENARVGRMTDYDKLTLEIWTDGTISPRDALSNAAGILREHLDIFINPEERTDAKPAVGGEDLSDEVNKNLYRSVNELELSVRAANCLKNANIKTIADLVQKTEAEMLKTKNFGKKSLNEIKEILTEMGLSLGMKVDALPSGDAGVRSE from the coding sequence ATGAAAGACTTTCAGATCCCCATGCGGGTGGAAGTCGATAAGGACACTCTTTCCCCGACATTCGGCAGATTTACGACCGAGGCATTTGAACGAGGATTTGGCACCACGGTGGGGAATTCTCTTCGCCGTGTGTTGTTGTCTTCCTTGACAGGGGCTGCAGTGACGACCGTCAAGATTGAGGGAGTGCTGCACGAATTCTCTACGATTCCGGGTGTTACCGAGGATGTCACGACGATTATTTTGAATGTGAAGAGCCTTCGGTTGGCCTTGCAAGGTGACAAACCGAAGACGATTCGCTTGAAGAAGAAGGGGCCTGGCGAAGCGAAAGGATCGGACATCACTCACGATGGAGATGTGACGATTCTCACGCCCGATTTGCATATCGCCACGCTGGACAAGGATGCCGCGCTCGATATGGAAATGACCATCAAGCATGGCCGAGGTTTTGTCCCGGCGGAACGAAACAAGGAAGAAGGCTTGCCGATCGGCGTCATTGCCATCGATTCGATTTTTTCTCCGATCAAGCGGGTGAACTTTCATGTGGAGAATGCCCGTGTCGGTCGTATGACCGATTACGACAAGCTGACCCTTGAGATCTGGACCGACGGGACGATTTCTCCGCGGGATGCCTTGTCCAATGCAGCGGGTATTCTTCGTGAACATCTTGATATCTTCATTAATCCTGAGGAACGGACCGATGCGAAACCCGCTGTCGGCGGTGAAGATCTTTCCGATGAAGTGAATAAGAATCTCTACCGAAGTGTGAACGAGTTGGAACTGTCGGTTCGGGCAGCCAACTGTCTCAAGAATGCCAATATCAAGACGATTGCCGATTTGGTTCAGAAGACCGAAGCCGAAATGTTGAAGACCAAGAATTTCGGGAAAAAGTCGCTCAATGAAATCAAGGAAATCCTGACTGAAATGGGACTGAGCCTTGGAATGAAAGTTGACGCCTTGCCGTCCGGCGACGCGGGCGTGCGTTCAGAGTAA
- the rpsD gene encoding 30S ribosomal protein S4: MAKYSGPVCRLCRREGEKLFLKGSRCMTEKCAIERRSYPPGQHGQARQRTSDYSLQLREKQKLKRIYGLQECQFRGIFERAERQTGVTGDTLLRLLECRLDNVVYRLGFGASRKEARQLVNHGHLMLNGRKVKAPGALVKAGDSIEVREKSRELLPIQGALAAVDGRGIPEWLELDRAACKGTIRSLPTKEHIVLPVNEQMVVELYSR; encoded by the coding sequence GTGGCAAAATATAGTGGACCTGTCTGCCGCTTGTGTCGGAGAGAAGGCGAAAAGCTCTTCTTGAAGGGGTCTCGTTGCATGACCGAGAAGTGCGCCATCGAGCGCCGGAGTTATCCCCCTGGGCAGCATGGTCAGGCTCGCCAGCGGACATCCGACTACAGTCTGCAGTTACGCGAGAAGCAGAAACTGAAAAGAATCTATGGCCTCCAGGAGTGCCAGTTCCGTGGCATTTTTGAGCGAGCCGAGCGTCAGACCGGCGTGACCGGCGATACGTTGTTGCGCTTGTTGGAGTGCCGGTTGGATAACGTTGTATATCGGCTCGGTTTCGGTGCATCAAGAAAGGAAGCCAGGCAATTGGTCAATCATGGCCACTTGATGCTCAACGGACGGAAGGTGAAGGCGCCTGGGGCCCTCGTCAAAGCCGGAGATTCGATCGAGGTTCGGGAGAAGAGCCGTGAATTGCTCCCCATTCAGGGCGCATTGGCGGCAGTCGATGGTCGTGGTATTCCGGAGTGGCTTGAGTTGGACAGGGCAGCGTGCAAAGGGACCATTCGGTCCTTGCCCACCAAGGAGCACATCGTGCTCCCAGTCAACGAGCAGATGGTCGTTGAACTCTACTCACGCTAG
- the rpsK gene encoding 30S ribosomal protein S11 produces the protein MSVKKGKKKERKIVQSGVAHVQASFNNTIVTITDMSGNTVVWASSGNQGFKGSRKSTPFAAQRAGEAAARKAMENGMRQVDVYVNGPGAGRESAIRSLQSAGLRINLIRDVTPIPHNGCRPPKRRRV, from the coding sequence ATGAGTGTGAAGAAGGGGAAGAAGAAGGAACGCAAGATTGTCCAAAGCGGAGTGGCGCATGTCCAAGCATCGTTCAATAATACGATTGTGACCATTACCGATATGAGCGGCAACACGGTGGTATGGGCCAGCTCAGGGAACCAGGGATTTAAGGGATCACGTAAGAGCACGCCGTTTGCGGCTCAGCGAGCGGGAGAGGCTGCGGCACGGAAGGCGATGGAAAATGGGATGCGCCAGGTGGATGTGTACGTCAACGGTCCAGGCGCGGGACGAGAGTCTGCCATTCGTTCGCTGCAGAGTGCTGGATTGCGCATCAATTTGATTCGCGATGTCACGCCGATCCCTCACAACGGTTGCCGCCCGCCGAAGCGTCGGCGTGTGTAG
- the infA gene encoding translation initiation factor IF-1, whose translation MPKEDVIEVTGTVAETLPNAMFRVELEHGHRILAHISGKMRMHFIRILPGDKVTVQLSPYDLTRGRITYRFK comes from the coding sequence GTGCCAAAAGAAGATGTCATAGAAGTGACCGGCACGGTAGCTGAGACGCTTCCGAACGCAATGTTCCGCGTAGAGCTGGAGCATGGGCACCGGATTTTGGCGCACATTTCAGGGAAAATGCGCATGCATTTTATCCGTATCCTTCCCGGCGATAAGGTGACAGTGCAATTATCGCCCTATGACTTAACACGGGGCAGGATTACCTATCGCTTCAAGTAG
- the rpmJ gene encoding 50S ribosomal protein L36 — MKVKSSVKPICAKCKVVRRRGVVRVLCANPRHKQRQG; from the coding sequence ATGAAGGTCAAGTCGTCAGTGAAGCCGATTTGTGCAAAATGTAAAGTGGTCCGCAGGCGTGGGGTGGTGCGGGTGCTCTGCGCCAATCCTCGTCACAAACAACGGCAGGGATAA
- the lptB gene encoding LPS export ABC transporter ATP-binding protein, giving the protein MTPHAQETGSPSPGAPDRLAASGLVKSFRGRKVVKGVSLDVQAGEVVGLLGPNGAGKTTIFDMMVGLCQPDEGQISLSGSEITDLPMYRRARRGIGYLPQESSVFRRLSVEHNILAILEMLGYSRSERTERVETLLKELDLVHIRKSKAYALSGGERRRLEITRALATNPLFMLLDEPFAGIDPIAVADIQQIIIRLKQRHIGVLITDHNVRETLSITDRAYIINEGTILEAGPPGVIEKSEMARAVYLGEGFRL; this is encoded by the coding sequence GTGACTCCACACGCGCAGGAGACTGGCTCTCCGTCTCCCGGGGCGCCGGATCGACTTGCTGCCAGCGGCTTAGTGAAGAGTTTTCGCGGACGAAAGGTCGTCAAAGGGGTTTCGCTCGATGTGCAGGCCGGCGAAGTCGTTGGTCTATTGGGACCGAACGGCGCTGGGAAGACCACGATCTTCGATATGATGGTAGGCCTGTGTCAGCCGGATGAGGGACAAATCTCATTAAGCGGCAGCGAAATCACCGACCTGCCGATGTACCGACGGGCCCGGCGGGGAATCGGCTACCTCCCCCAAGAATCGTCGGTGTTTCGTCGACTGTCGGTGGAACACAATATCCTTGCGATTCTCGAAATGCTGGGATATTCGAGAAGTGAGCGGACGGAACGGGTCGAGACGTTGCTGAAAGAACTGGATCTGGTGCATATTCGAAAAAGCAAGGCCTATGCGCTATCTGGGGGGGAACGTCGACGTCTCGAGATCACCAGGGCGTTGGCAACCAATCCATTGTTTATGTTGTTGGATGAACCCTTTGCCGGTATCGATCCTATTGCGGTGGCCGATATTCAGCAAATCATTATCCGGTTGAAGCAACGCCATATCGGGGTGTTGATTACGGATCATAATGTGAGGGAAACCTTGTCGATCACCGATCGTGCCTACATCATCAATGAGGGCACGATTCTGGAGGCCGGCCCTCCCGGGGTGATCGAGAAAAGCGAGATGGCCAGAGCCGTGTATTTGGGCGAAGGATTTCGCCTGTAG
- the rpsM gene encoding 30S ribosomal protein S13: protein MARIAGVDLPKDKRIEIGLTYVYGIGRVAAREILKKAGVDGSIRVKDVSEDKIVKIREVIERDYRVEGDLRKEVSMNIKRLVDTGTFRGLRHRKGLPVRGQRTKTNARTRKGRRAGVGSKPQKPAGSRG, encoded by the coding sequence ATGGCACGTATTGCTGGCGTGGATTTGCCAAAAGACAAGCGAATCGAAATCGGACTGACCTACGTCTATGGAATCGGTCGAGTCGCCGCTCGGGAGATCCTCAAAAAAGCAGGGGTCGATGGATCCATTCGCGTGAAAGATGTCAGTGAAGACAAAATCGTGAAAATTCGAGAAGTCATCGAACGTGACTATCGCGTCGAGGGTGACTTGCGAAAAGAAGTCTCGATGAACATTAAGCGATTGGTCGATACTGGAACGTTTCGTGGGTTGCGGCATCGCAAGGGATTGCCGGTCCGCGGACAGCGGACGAAAACCAATGCGCGCACCCGCAAAGGTCGTCGCGCTGGTGTCGGTAGCAAGCCGCAGAAGCCCGCGGGTTCCAGAGGCTAA
- the rplQ gene encoding 50S ribosomal protein L17 has translation MRHKKKGRQLGRQTKHRWALFRSLVTSLLEQERIETTEAKAKEIRGFTDRMISLGKEGSLPARRRALSFLRSKAVVSKLFSDVASRFRDRPGGYTRIIRTRRRIGDAAEMVAIELVTRPEKPKAVPATDAAATEKKETTEKTSTPAES, from the coding sequence GTGCGCCACAAAAAGAAGGGTCGACAGCTCGGACGTCAAACCAAACACCGATGGGCTCTGTTCCGGAGTCTTGTGACCTCGTTGTTGGAACAGGAGCGAATCGAAACCACGGAAGCGAAGGCCAAAGAAATTCGCGGGTTCACTGATCGCATGATTTCCCTCGGGAAAGAGGGGAGTTTGCCCGCTCGTCGGCGTGCCCTCAGCTTCTTGCGCAGCAAGGCCGTGGTGTCGAAGTTGTTCAGCGACGTTGCCTCACGCTTCCGTGATCGGCCTGGTGGGTACACACGAATCATCAGGACGCGTCGTCGGATTGGCGATGCGGCAGAGATGGTGGCCATTGAATTGGTGACCAGACCGGAAAAGCCAAAAGCGGTTCCGGCCACTGATGCGGCGGCGACTGAGAAAAAAGAGACGACCGAAAAGACGTCTACTCCTGCAGAAAGCTAA
- the lptC gene encoding LPS export ABC transporter periplasmic protein LptC: MWERWIRRGLLALSVVLAAFLGFLLITRSNPGAASRSVTPVGSESADARIQDFTFTQTKGDLVQWKVQAEQARLYEKESRAVLSNVQITLYGVQGKELTLSGDEGTLDTQSKNFQLSNKTTPIVVEMQSGYTIQTNHLAWTDARHEIQTPDHVTIQGHGLQVTGRGLLGKMDTEEFQVLDDVRVDVVPAS; the protein is encoded by the coding sequence ATGTGGGAACGTTGGATTCGACGAGGTCTTCTCGCACTTAGTGTGGTTCTGGCGGCATTTCTCGGGTTTTTGCTCATCACACGCTCAAATCCCGGTGCGGCGTCGCGTTCAGTCACTCCGGTCGGTAGCGAGTCCGCCGACGCCAGAATCCAGGATTTCACCTTTACTCAGACCAAAGGCGATCTTGTGCAGTGGAAAGTGCAGGCGGAACAGGCACGTCTGTACGAAAAGGAGAGCCGCGCTGTTCTGAGCAACGTGCAGATCACCTTGTACGGTGTGCAAGGAAAAGAACTGACCCTGTCAGGCGACGAAGGGACGCTGGACACCCAGAGTAAGAATTTTCAATTATCGAATAAGACCACACCGATTGTGGTTGAAATGCAAAGTGGCTATACCATTCAGACAAATCATCTTGCGTGGACGGATGCGCGGCATGAAATCCAAACTCCAGACCATGTCACTATTCAAGGGCATGGGTTGCAGGTTACGGGACGCGGGTTATTGGGAAAGATGGACACCGAGGAATTTCAGGTCTTGGATGACGTACGCGTGGATGTGGTGCCTGCTTCTTAG
- the rapZ gene encoding RNase adapter RapZ, which produces MLAPLMAALNLVVISGLSGSGKSHALKAFEDAGYFCVDNLPPALLPTFVELCNQQGGEIKNVALGIDIRERVFFGDLANVLGELKAKGHVLQLVFLEAREEVLVRRFSESRRPHPLLPHMPVLEGVRFERERLSELRKHADRVIDTSTLTVHELRDLLIREFRQDTTVRRMTISLVTFGYKFGVPYDIDLLFDVRFIRNPFFVPELKALTGEDARVQQYVFGDPMTGQLLEHLEKLFGFLIPLYERDQRSYLSIGIGCTGGRHRSVTIALRLQAQFAALGYDVTVTNRDLQKP; this is translated from the coding sequence GTGCTCGCACCTCTCATGGCCGCGCTTAATCTCGTCGTCATCAGCGGCCTTTCCGGATCCGGAAAGAGCCACGCCCTCAAAGCCTTCGAAGACGCAGGCTACTTTTGCGTCGATAACCTCCCTCCGGCTCTTCTGCCCACGTTCGTCGAATTGTGCAACCAACAGGGTGGTGAGATAAAGAATGTCGCCCTCGGGATCGACATTCGAGAACGGGTCTTCTTCGGCGATTTAGCCAACGTTCTCGGTGAACTCAAGGCGAAGGGACATGTGTTGCAATTGGTGTTTCTCGAAGCGCGAGAGGAAGTGCTGGTTCGCCGGTTTTCGGAGAGCCGTCGCCCGCACCCGTTGCTGCCTCACATGCCTGTGTTGGAAGGGGTGCGGTTTGAACGCGAGCGTTTGAGCGAACTACGAAAGCATGCCGACCGTGTCATCGATACCTCAACACTCACGGTGCATGAGTTGCGTGACTTGCTGATCCGTGAATTTCGGCAGGACACGACCGTCCGCCGTATGACCATTTCTCTCGTGACGTTCGGTTATAAATTCGGCGTGCCCTATGACATCGATCTCCTCTTCGATGTTCGCTTCATTCGTAATCCATTTTTTGTTCCGGAGCTGAAAGCGCTGACTGGTGAAGATGCACGAGTGCAGCAGTATGTATTCGGCGATCCTATGACGGGTCAACTCCTGGAACACCTGGAGAAACTCTTCGGGTTTCTGATCCCACTCTATGAGCGGGACCAACGTAGCTACCTCAGTATCGGCATCGGCTGTACCGGCGGGAGGCATCGGTCCGTGACCATCGCCTTGCGCCTCCAGGCACAATTTGCCGCCCTCGGCTATGACGTGACTGTGACGAACAGGGACCTCCAAAAACCCTAG
- the raiA gene encoding ribosome-associated translation inhibitor RaiA → MRLMITGRHVAVTPALRDYIETRMERLDRYGLKLGTLQILLSLEKFHHVAEVVGVVQGRRLQAKTSTEEMYASIDEVVDKLGAQLRKLKERKVNHKVGDVARVRAVAKKAPRAENNGLEVVRPKLEFLTLEEAVETFSGSKLGLLMFVNALSGTIQVLQRLPNGRLSLIDPASDRARTSHGRA, encoded by the coding sequence ATGCGATTGATGATTACGGGACGGCATGTGGCGGTCACTCCTGCGCTGCGGGACTATATCGAAACACGCATGGAGCGGCTCGATCGCTATGGACTCAAGCTGGGAACGCTGCAGATTCTTTTGAGTCTGGAGAAGTTCCACCATGTCGCAGAAGTGGTGGGAGTTGTGCAGGGGCGGCGGTTACAGGCGAAGACCTCCACGGAAGAAATGTATGCGTCGATCGACGAGGTGGTTGATAAGCTGGGCGCCCAGCTGCGAAAGCTGAAAGAGCGGAAGGTGAATCACAAAGTTGGCGATGTCGCCCGTGTGCGTGCCGTGGCGAAAAAGGCTCCGCGAGCGGAGAATAACGGGCTTGAAGTCGTCCGCCCGAAACTCGAGTTCCTCACGCTCGAGGAGGCGGTTGAAACGTTCAGCGGGTCGAAACTGGGTCTGTTGATGTTTGTGAACGCGTTGTCGGGAACAATCCAGGTGTTGCAGCGCTTGCCGAACGGAAGATTATCCTTGATCGATCCCGCGAGCGATCGTGCTCGCACCTCTCATGGCCGCGCTTAA
- the map gene encoding type I methionyl aminopeptidase produces MIVFKTPDEVALMAHASRVVAEVLELLKGKVVPGVTTDDLDRMAEEAIRSRGAVPAFKGYRNYPKTLCASVNEQVVHGIPSKRKLKDGDIIGLDLGAIVSGFYGDSAVTVPVGNVRAEALRLIQVTEAAMYCGIEKAVVGNRLSDVSHAIQSHVEQAGFTVVTEFVGHGIGRQLHEEPQVPNYGRPGQGPRLQVGMVLAIEPMVNMGGSAVRILEDRWTAVTEDGRLSAHFEHTIAIQPSGPARILSQLSH; encoded by the coding sequence ATGATCGTATTCAAGACGCCGGACGAGGTTGCGCTGATGGCGCATGCCTCCAGGGTTGTGGCTGAGGTGCTGGAGTTACTCAAAGGAAAGGTTGTGCCAGGGGTCACGACAGATGATTTGGATCGTATGGCTGAGGAAGCTATACGTTCAAGGGGGGCGGTTCCTGCGTTCAAGGGTTATCGGAACTATCCCAAGACCCTTTGCGCCTCAGTCAACGAACAGGTCGTGCACGGCATCCCTTCGAAACGCAAGCTCAAAGATGGCGATATCATTGGGCTAGACCTCGGGGCCATCGTTTCAGGATTTTACGGAGACTCGGCGGTTACCGTTCCGGTAGGAAACGTAAGAGCTGAGGCCTTGCGTCTTATTCAGGTCACTGAGGCTGCCATGTACTGCGGGATCGAGAAGGCCGTGGTCGGTAATCGCCTCTCAGACGTGTCTCATGCTATACAGAGTCACGTGGAGCAAGCTGGATTTACGGTAGTGACTGAATTTGTTGGTCATGGTATAGGAAGGCAGCTCCATGAGGAACCGCAGGTTCCCAATTATGGGCGCCCTGGGCAAGGGCCTCGTCTACAAGTTGGAATGGTGCTAGCCATCGAGCCGATGGTCAATATGGGAGGAAGTGCCGTACGCATTTTGGAAGATCGGTGGACGGCGGTGACCGAAGACGGACGTCTATCAGCACATTTTGAACATACGATCGCCATCCAGCCCAGCGGGCCTGCGCGGATTCTTTCACAGTTGTCACATTAA
- the rpoN gene encoding RNA polymerase factor sigma-54 — protein sequence MMKLRLDLRLSQKLIMTPQLQQAIKLLQLSRLELQQSLQQHLMENPLLDELVAETEEAEEATTTEREQPDTTTTLSGEARSEADDKPAESGENAEEFSASSWEDYFDTDMRRGETEYNSSSKEEFPSYEQTVAKSTSLEDHLVWQLSLSGLSDREKAIGRLIIGNLDDDGYLRMTLEELVTGTDYPVTEAESVLRDVQGFDPNGVAARDLSECLLLQLKFLGRSQIGSLGARPGVLKGSVLEAIVLHHLKDLEKKQYNRIAKALNISMDDVFEATRIIEGLEPKPGRPFSNTQNYAIVPDVFVVKNEGVWEVLLNDDGLPRMRISPYYKQLMSSGQSGSAETKAYLDDKLRAAQWVIRSIEQRNKTIVKVVSSIVKFQEGFFEHGIQYLKPLVLKQVAEDIGMHESTISRVTANKYMYCPQGMLELKFFFNAGLQRADQPTDMLSSLTVREMIRQMVAAEDARKPLKDEEIAAKLRTQQVLIARRTVAKYRAEDNIPSATQRRKFF from the coding sequence GTGATGAAGCTGCGACTGGATCTGAGGCTCAGTCAAAAACTGATTATGACGCCGCAATTGCAGCAGGCAATCAAGTTGCTGCAATTGTCGCGATTGGAACTTCAGCAAAGCCTGCAGCAGCATCTGATGGAAAATCCTTTGCTGGACGAACTCGTCGCAGAGACTGAAGAAGCCGAGGAGGCGACGACGACGGAGCGTGAACAGCCGGACACGACGACCACGCTCTCCGGAGAGGCACGCAGCGAAGCGGATGACAAGCCGGCAGAAAGTGGTGAGAACGCGGAAGAGTTTTCAGCGTCGAGCTGGGAGGATTATTTCGACACGGATATGCGCCGTGGTGAAACAGAGTATAACTCCTCGTCCAAAGAAGAGTTTCCCTCGTATGAGCAAACTGTCGCAAAGTCGACCTCACTGGAGGATCATCTTGTCTGGCAATTATCCCTGTCGGGTCTGTCCGATCGGGAGAAAGCGATCGGGCGGCTGATTATCGGAAACCTCGACGATGACGGATATCTGCGCATGACGCTGGAAGAACTGGTAACGGGTACCGACTACCCCGTGACTGAAGCGGAATCGGTGTTGCGAGACGTGCAGGGATTTGATCCGAACGGGGTTGCGGCAAGGGACTTATCGGAGTGTCTGCTGCTCCAATTGAAGTTTTTAGGTCGAAGCCAAATAGGCTCACTTGGCGCCAGACCCGGCGTCCTGAAAGGGTCGGTGCTGGAAGCGATCGTGCTGCACCACCTCAAGGATTTGGAGAAGAAACAATACAACCGCATCGCCAAAGCGTTGAACATCTCGATGGACGATGTCTTCGAAGCGACTCGGATTATCGAAGGCCTTGAACCGAAACCGGGGCGTCCCTTTTCCAATACGCAGAACTATGCCATTGTGCCGGATGTGTTCGTCGTCAAGAACGAAGGGGTGTGGGAGGTGTTGCTCAATGACGACGGCCTCCCTCGGATGCGGATTAGTCCCTATTATAAGCAACTGATGTCTTCAGGACAGTCCGGATCGGCGGAGACCAAGGCATATCTAGATGACAAGCTCCGTGCGGCGCAATGGGTCATCAGGAGCATTGAGCAGCGCAATAAGACGATTGTGAAAGTTGTGTCCAGTATCGTGAAATTTCAGGAAGGATTTTTTGAACACGGGATTCAGTATCTGAAGCCACTGGTGTTGAAACAGGTGGCCGAAGACATCGGTATGCATGAATCGACGATTAGTCGGGTCACGGCGAATAAATATATGTATTGCCCGCAGGGCATGCTGGAGCTGAAGTTCTTTTTCAATGCCGGGTTGCAGCGGGCAGATCAGCCGACGGACATGCTGTCGTCGCTTACGGTTCGGGAAATGATTCGGCAGATGGTGGCGGCAGAGGATGCCCGCAAGCCTCTCAAGGATGAAGAAATTGCGGCGAAACTTCGCACGCAACAAGTCTTGATCGCCCGTCGGACGGTTGCCAAGTATCGCGCGGAAGACAATATTCCCTCGGCTACACAACGACGGAAATTTTTCTGA
- the secY gene encoding preprotein translocase subunit SecY has product MFERLLASFQNIFKIPELRTRVLFTLGMLIVYRVGAHIPTPGINGEALSDFLQKQGGALLGFLDIFSGGSLSRLTIFALGIMPYISASIILQLLTVVIPHLSKLAKEGERGRKKIIQYTRFGTIVIALIQGFGIAVGLEQMNQGAFVLGPGWGFRFMTVITLCAGTGFLMWLGEQITERGIGNGISLIIFAGIVARLPAAVAQTFDLYKVGQLSFPLLIVLTVVMFGVVAAIVFLESGRRKVPVQYAKRVIGRRVYGGQSTHIPLKINTAGVIPPIFASSIIAFPATIAGFFETPWIKAIGAQLAPGSLLYTLMYVGLIVFFCFFYTAVVMNPVDMADNLKKYGGFVPGIRPGQRTSDYIYSVLTKITFAGAIYLAIVCVIPEFLIYKLNMPFYFGGTSLLIVIGVGLDTAQQIESHLLNRNYDGFLQKGKLRGRTT; this is encoded by the coding sequence GTGTTTGAGCGTCTGCTAGCCAGTTTCCAAAACATTTTCAAGATTCCTGAGCTTCGCACGCGCGTACTCTTCACGCTTGGAATGTTGATTGTGTACCGCGTCGGTGCGCACATTCCCACGCCTGGGATTAACGGCGAAGCCCTGTCTGATTTTCTGCAGAAACAGGGCGGAGCCCTGCTTGGGTTTTTGGACATTTTCTCAGGTGGCTCCCTCTCGAGGTTGACGATTTTTGCGCTGGGCATTATGCCCTACATCAGCGCCTCTATCATTCTGCAGCTGCTGACCGTCGTTATCCCGCATCTTTCAAAGCTGGCAAAAGAGGGGGAGCGCGGACGTAAAAAGATCATTCAATATACTCGCTTTGGTACGATCGTCATTGCCTTGATTCAAGGATTCGGGATCGCCGTCGGTCTCGAGCAGATGAACCAGGGAGCGTTTGTGCTGGGACCTGGCTGGGGTTTCCGCTTTATGACGGTCATCACCTTGTGTGCCGGCACCGGCTTCTTGATGTGGCTCGGAGAGCAGATCACAGAACGAGGCATCGGTAACGGCATTTCCTTGATTATTTTTGCTGGCATTGTCGCCAGATTACCTGCGGCCGTCGCCCAGACTTTCGACTTGTACAAGGTTGGGCAGTTGAGTTTCCCCTTGTTGATCGTCCTGACCGTCGTCATGTTCGGCGTGGTTGCGGCGATCGTGTTTCTGGAGAGTGGCCGGCGAAAAGTTCCGGTGCAATATGCCAAGCGTGTGATCGGCCGTAGAGTCTATGGCGGACAGAGTACGCATATTCCGCTGAAGATCAACACAGCGGGGGTTATTCCTCCGATATTTGCCTCGTCGATCATCGCATTTCCGGCAACCATCGCCGGGTTTTTTGAAACACCGTGGATCAAGGCCATTGGCGCTCAACTCGCGCCTGGTTCGTTGTTATATACCCTGATGTATGTCGGCCTGATCGTGTTTTTCTGTTTCTTCTACACTGCGGTAGTCATGAACCCGGTCGATATGGCAGATAATTTAAAAAAATATGGTGGTTTCGTCCCTGGTATTCGGCCCGGACAACGAACCTCTGATTACATCTACTCCGTCCTTACGAAAATTACCTTCGCCGGTGCGATTTATTTGGCCATCGTGTGTGTGATTCCGGAGTTTCTGATCTATAAATTGAACATGCCATTTTATTTCGGCGGCACGTCTCTCCTCATCGTGATCGGAGTAGGATTGGATACCGCGCAACAGATCGAATCCCATTTGTTGAACCGAAACTACGACGGATTCCTCCAAAAGGGAAAACTCCGAGGCAGGACAACGTAG
- a CDS encoding adenylate kinase, with protein MRIVFLGAPGVGKGTQADRVTAQYGWPKISTGDLLREAVRNQTVLGIEAKKSMDAGKLVPDSVVIGMVREKLSERSCEKGFILDGFPRTVPQAEELQAMLSQKGLSLDRVVNFRVSREDIVKRLSGRRSCPKCQSVFHVDFAPPKVVGQCDRCSEPLVQRSDDKPETIEARLKVYDEQTAPLIAYYEQKGVLSHLDGAGEMEQVYGRLSSLLAGLGHK; from the coding sequence ATGCGAATTGTATTTCTCGGTGCTCCAGGCGTTGGCAAAGGGACACAGGCTGATCGGGTTACCGCTCAGTACGGATGGCCGAAGATTTCCACCGGAGATCTGCTGCGTGAAGCCGTTCGGAATCAGACCGTGCTGGGAATCGAAGCCAAGAAAAGTATGGACGCCGGGAAACTGGTTCCCGATTCCGTCGTGATCGGTATGGTCCGAGAAAAACTGTCCGAGCGTTCGTGTGAGAAGGGATTCATTCTCGATGGGTTTCCGAGAACCGTCCCCCAAGCTGAAGAACTCCAGGCAATGTTGAGCCAAAAAGGGCTCAGTCTTGATCGTGTCGTCAATTTTCGAGTTTCTCGTGAGGACATCGTCAAGCGGTTGAGTGGTCGCCGAAGCTGCCCGAAGTGTCAGAGCGTGTTTCACGTTGACTTTGCTCCACCTAAGGTCGTGGGACAGTGTGATCGCTGCAGCGAGCCCCTCGTTCAACGAAGCGATGACAAGCCGGAGACTATCGAGGCCCGTTTAAAAGTGTATGACGAGCAGACGGCTCCCTTGATTGCATACTACGAGCAGAAGGGAGTCCTCAGTCATCTCGATGGCGCTGGCGAAATGGAGCAGGTGTACGGTAGGCTCTCAAGCTTGCTCGCTGGGCTTGGCCATAAATGA